In Gammaproteobacteria bacterium, the genomic stretch CAGCCGGAGCTTGCTGTTCCCCAGCTTCGCCGCTTTCCCGGTCTCCGGATCGACCCGGTTGGCGATCACATGGACGTGAGGGTGCCGGGTGTCCTCGTGCGCGACGATCAGCGCCTCGTGGCCCTCCAGCCCGAGCGCTTCGAGGCTCCCGTCCACAGCCCGGCTCATCTCGTGACGGGTGGGCGTCTCGTCCTGAGCCCAGCTGAGCGAGTAGTGCAGGACCGGCTTTGCCAGCTTCCGGCCTCCTCGCGCCCCGCCAGCCAGCCGCTTGAGATCGGGGGCCGCCTTCGCGGTCGCGGCCATCAGCCGCGCGGCGCGTTCCACCCGGATCGTCGCAAGGTTGCGGGTGTCGGTCCACCCGACGCGCTCCGAGGTCTCCGGACGGCGGTCGTCCGGCTCGGGAGCATCGTGCAGGCAGTACGCCGCGACTCCGGCGAACGACCTCCCCAGCCCGTTGATCTTCGGGATCATCGGTCGAGCACCTCGCCGGTCAGAAGACCGGCCGCGAGTTCGCCCACCCGCTCGACTGCCTCCCGTGTCCCGACCGGTGCCGAGGCCCCGGAGTTCAGGGCGCGGGCGATCTGGTTGAGGTTAACACCGATCCGGTGGAGTTCGACGCGCTCCTTGGCGCCAAGACGGTGAACGGCCGCCTCCCGGACCGGCTGCGCGAGCGCCCTGCGGCGCATGTAGCCGCCCTTCGTCATGCGGGCCGCTCCGGCCCGCTCGGCGATCTCCGCGGCCTCCGCGGTCGTGACGCGCACGCCGATCGTGCGATTCCTGCGTTCGGCCTCGGGCTTCCGGGGACGGGCCATGTCGGGCGACCTCCTTTGGTGGCGCGCGGTAAATGTCGTTGCGGGGGTCCGGGGGCATCCCCCGGCCAGAGGTTTTCGTGAAGCGAAAACATCTATGGACGCCCCCGTGACGCAAGCGTTCTGGAGAACCGGTCGAGCGGGC encodes the following:
- the mobC gene encoding plasmid mobilization relaxosome protein MobC, whose translation is MARPRKPEAERRNRTIGVRVTTAEAAEIAERAGAARMTKGGYMRRRALAQPVREAAVHRLGAKERVELHRIGVNLNQIARALNSGASAPVGTREAVERVGELAAGLLTGEVLDR